The genomic interval GGCTGGGGGTGAACCCGGTGACGGCGACCCCGCCGAACAGCATCGACCAGGAGCTGGCGCCGGGCGGATCAAGCGCGGGGGCGGCGGTCTCGGTGGCGCTGGGGCTGGCGGCGGCGGCCGTCGGCTCGGATACCGGCGGCTCTCTGCGGGTGCCGGCGGCCTGGAACGGGCTGGTCGGCTTCAAGCCCACGCAGGGTGCCGTCAGCGGCGAGGGCATCGTGCCGCTGTGCCGCCGCTTCGACGTGGCCGGCCCCATCGCCCGCACGGTCGAGGATTGCGCCGAGCTTTTCGCCGTGCTGCGCGGCGAGCCCGCGCCCGACCTGGCCGGGGCCGGCCCGCGCGGCCTGCGGCTGATGGTGCTGGACGGCGTGCCCTTCGACGAGGCGCGCAAGGAGCCCGTGGCCGGTTTCGAGGATGCGGTGGACCGCCTGGCCCGCGCCGGCGCCCGCATCACCCATGCCGCGCCGCCCTGCGTGGCCGAGGCCATGGTGCTGGCGCCGCTGCTTTTCGCCCCCGAGGCCTATGGCATCTGGCGCGAGCAGATCGAGGCGGCGCCCGAGCTGATGTATCCGCCGATCCTGGAACGCTTCCGGGGCGGCCAGTTCGTGCTGGCCGCGGATTACGTCGCCGCCTGGGAAGAGCTCGACCGGCTGCGCGCCGACTGGGCGCGGCTGGTCGCCGGCTTCGACGCAGTGATCCTGCCCACGGCGCCGATCCTGCCGCCGCCGGTGGACCGGCTGCTGGCCGAAGAGGAGTTCTTCGCGCGCGAGAACCTGCTGACCCTGCGCAACACCCGCATCGCCAATCTGCTGGGCCTGCCGGCGATCAGCCTGCCGACCGGCCATCCGGCCTGCGGCATCATGCTGATGGGCCGCGCGGGCGGCGACCGCGCCCTTCTGGCCGCCGCCGCCGGGGCCGAGGCCGGCCTGCGCTGACCCCCGGATTTTCCGGGCAAATCCGGGGCGGGCAGGCGCAATCTTCCCGCGAAACTCTGGACGCATGGGGGGATTGCCGGTAATCTTGCGACGAAACGGGGCGCGACGACCCCGAACGAGAGGCAGTCATGGCAATTCCCGAGCGGTTCTCGAACCTGCCGGATTATGCGTTTCCGCGCCTGCGGAAACTGCTCGCGGGCATTGAGCCCGGGGGCGATCCCCTGATCCTGACCATTGGCGAACCGCGCCATGCGCTGCCGGATTTCGTCGGCCCGGTCATGGCCGAAAGCATCGCCGATTTCGGCAGATACCCCGCGAACGAGGGCACGGCCGAACTGCTGGCCGCGATCTCGGGCTGGCTGAAGCGGCGCCACGGGCTGGATGTGGCGCCCGAGCGCATCATGGCGCTGAACGGCACGCGCGAGGGGCTGTTCAACGCTGCCCTGGCGCTGGCGCCGGAACGCAAGAACGGCCAGAAGCCCGCAATCCTGGTGCCGAATCCGTTCTATCAGGTCTATGCCGTGGCCGCCGCCGCCGTGGGCGCCGAGCCCGTCTTCGTGCCCGCCACTCCAGAAACCGGCCACCTGCCGCGCTTTGCCGACCTGCCCGCCGCGGTGCTGGACCGGGCCACCGTGGCCTATCTGTGCTCGCCCGCCAATCCGCAGGGCAGCATCGCCTCTGAAGACTACCTCGAAGAGCTGATCGCGCTGGCGGAAAAGCACGATTTCCTGGTGTTTTCCGACGAATGCTATTCCGAGATCTGGCGCGACGCGCCGCCGCCCGGCGCGCTTGCCGTGGCGACGCGCATGGGCCTGCCCGACCGGGTGGTGATGTTCAACTCGCTGTCGAAACGCTCGAACCTGCCGGGGCTGCGCTCGGGCTTCGCGGTGGGCGGGAAGGAACAGATCGCACAGATGCGGCGGCTGCGCAGCTATGCCGGCGCCCCCCTGCCCCTGCCGGTGCAGCGCGTCAGCGCCATGGCCTGGGGCGACGAGGGCCATGTCGAGGCCAGCCGCGCGCTCTATCAGCAGAAATACGCCATCGCCGACCGGGTGCTGGGCAATGTGCCGGGCTATCAGCCGGTCGCGGGCGGCTTCTTCCTGTGGCTGCCGGTCCCGGAAAGCGTCGGCACCGGCGAGGATGCCGCGAAGAAGCTTTGGGCCGAGGCCGGCATCCAGGTGCTGCCCGGCGCCTATCTGGCCCGCGACGGCCAGGCCGGCAATCCCGGCCGGAATTTCATCCGCGTGGCGCTGGTCGCCCCGGCGGACCAGACCGAGGCGGCGCTGAACCGCCTGAAAAACTGTTTGTATCAAGGGGGTTGACGCATGGCGAGCTGGCAGGCGAAACACCGCGATCCGCTGTTCGACCAGAGCACGCAGGCGGCGCTGGAACGGCGCGGCAAGGAATTGCTGGGCGCGGGCCTGGTCATCCTGGGCGTGCTGATCGCGATGATGCTGGTCAGCTATTCCCCCGACGATCCCAGCTTCATGTCGGCGACCGACCAGCCGGCGCAGAACTATCTGGGCCGCTTCGGCGCCTATGTCGCCTCGGCGCTGTTCATGATCACCGGCTACGGCACCTGGGTGCTGGTCGTCGGTGCCGTGGCCTGGGGCCTGCGGCTGATGCTGCACCGGGGCGAGGAACGGCTG from Paracoccus sp. MA carries:
- a CDS encoding aminotransferase class I/II-fold pyridoxal phosphate-dependent enzyme, yielding MAIPERFSNLPDYAFPRLRKLLAGIEPGGDPLILTIGEPRHALPDFVGPVMAESIADFGRYPANEGTAELLAAISGWLKRRHGLDVAPERIMALNGTREGLFNAALALAPERKNGQKPAILVPNPFYQVYAVAAAAVGAEPVFVPATPETGHLPRFADLPAAVLDRATVAYLCSPANPQGSIASEDYLEELIALAEKHDFLVFSDECYSEIWRDAPPPGALAVATRMGLPDRVVMFNSLSKRSNLPGLRSGFAVGGKEQIAQMRRLRSYAGAPLPLPVQRVSAMAWGDEGHVEASRALYQQKYAIADRVLGNVPGYQPVAGGFFLWLPVPESVGTGEDAAKKLWAEAGIQVLPGAYLARDGQAGNPGRNFIRVALVAPADQTEAALNRLKNCLYQGG
- a CDS encoding amidase, with protein sequence MDWLKVSAAEQGRAILAGLISPVGQAEAYLDAAARHPYGDRIYARLTPERARAEAIAAHDRARAGLRRGLLDGVAISWKDNIDSAGTATEAGSRLLEGRVPERDAAILAGATLDGLVCLGKTHMSELAFSGLGVNPVTATPPNSIDQELAPGGSSAGAAVSVALGLAAAAVGSDTGGSLRVPAAWNGLVGFKPTQGAVSGEGIVPLCRRFDVAGPIARTVEDCAELFAVLRGEPAPDLAGAGPRGLRLMVLDGVPFDEARKEPVAGFEDAVDRLARAGARITHAAPPCVAEAMVLAPLLFAPEAYGIWREQIEAAPELMYPPILERFRGGQFVLAADYVAAWEELDRLRADWARLVAGFDAVILPTAPILPPPVDRLLAEEEFFARENLLTLRNTRIANLLGLPAISLPTGHPACGIMLMGRAGGDRALLAAAAGAEAGLR